A region of the Corynebacterium endometrii genome:
ATCAGGATTTGGTCAAGGTCTGCGCTGGCGCCGACGCCGTGACCTTCGACCACGAACACGTGCCTAATGAGCACCTGTTGGCGTTGATCGATGAAGGCCTCAACGTGCAGCCGCGCCCCGAGGCGCTGGTCTATGCCCAGGACAAGCTGGTCATGCGCAACCGGCTGAAAGAGCTGGGGGCGCCGGTCCCGCGCTTTAGCTCCATCGAATCCGTCGAGGACGCCGCGCAATTCTGGGAGTCAACCGGCGGGCGCGTGTGCCTCAAGGCCCGCCGCGGCGGCTATGACGGCAAAGGCGTGTGGTTCCCGGACTCGGCCGGCGAGCTTTCCGACCTAGTTAGCACCCTGCTCGATTCCGGAACCCCGCTCATGGCGGAGGAGAAGGTAGCCCTGGCCCGCGAGTTATCCGTCCTGGTGGCCCGCACCCCATCCGGCGAGACCCGGGTGTGGCCGATTACCCAGTCCGTCCAGCGGGACGGCATCTGCGCCGAGGCCATTGCGCCGGCCCCTAACCTGGACGAGGCCCTAGCGGCCCGCTGCCGCGAACTGGGCGTAAAGGTCGCCGAGGAGCTGGGGGTCACCGGCGTGTTGGCGGTGGAACTCTTCGCCTTCGACGCCGGTGGGGCAGACGGGTCCGTTGTGGAGGACATTGCCATCAATGAGCTGGCCATGCGCCCGCACAACACGGGGCACTGGACCCAGGAAGGAGCGGTGACCTCCCAGTTCGAGCAGCACCTGCGCGCGGTCCTGGACATGCCGCTGGGCTCGACCGAGCCACTGGCCCCGGTCACCGTGATGGCCAACGTGCTTGGCGCGCCCGAGGATCCCGCGATGCCCATGCAGCAGCGCGTGGTTGAGGTGGCTAAGCGTTACCCGGAGGCCAAGATTCACCTCTACGGCAAGACGCACCGGCCGGGGCGCAAGATTGGCCACGTGAACCTCTGCGGCACGGACGTGGAGGCCACCCGCCGGGACGCCGCGGCCGCCGCGCACTTTCTGGTGCACGCCAGCTGGGATTAATCAACGCAACTATTAAGGAGCAGCACATGTCACCATTGGTGGGCCTCATCATGGGGTCCGATTCCGATTGGCCTACGGTGGAACCGGCGGCTGAAGTCCTAGCAGAGTTCGGTATCCCATTCGAGGTGGGCGTGGTCTCCGCGCACCGCACCCCGGAGAAGATGCTCAACTACGCAAAGACCGCGCACGAGCGCGGGCTCAAGGCGATTATCGCGTGCGCCGGCGGTGCGGCCCACCTGCCCGGCATGGTGGCCGCGGCGACGCCGTTGCCGGTCATCGGCATCCCCCGCGCGCTCAAGGACCTGGACGGCCTGGACTCCCTGCTTTCGATCGTGCAGATGCCGGGCGGTGTACCGGTGGCCACCGTATCCATCGGTGGGGCCAAGAACGCCGGCCTGCTGGCCGCCCGGATCCTAGGCGCCGGTGATCCCAAGCTGGTTGAAGCCATGGCTGACTACCAAAAGAAGATGGCCGACGAGGTGGAGCAGAAGGACGCGAACCTGCGCAACAAGCTCCTGGGATAGCCCCGCCCACCCCTGCCATATTCCAAGTAACTACAGCCACTGTGGGCAACGCGTTGCCCCACGGCCAGCGCGGGGAGCGCAGCCGCCACCGCGGTAACCGCGCGCGGGCTAGCGTCCGCCGGTTTAGCAGGCCGGGAGCTGCGTGTCCATGTCCGCGTAGGAAGGCTGCGCGCCGCTGGCCAAGGTGGCATGGGCGCCCACCCGGGCGGCAAACTGAGCGGCGGCGTCCAGCCCGTCCCCGGCAAGCAGCCGGGAACAAAGCGCGCCGGCAAAGGCGTCACCCGCACCCGTGGTGTCCACCGCACTGACCCGCGGGGTGGCCACATCCCGCAGGCCCTCAGCGTCCGCGACCACCGCGCCCTTCGCCCCGAGGGTAAGCACCACGGAGGCAAACCCGGCCTTGAGCAGGGCCTCGGCGATAGCATGGGGCTCGCCGGATTCCGCGCCCGCGCCCAGTTGTTCCAAAATCAATCCGGCCTCGTGCTCGTTGGCCACAAGCGGGTCCGCCCGCAAGAGCGCATCCCTTGGGACCTCTACCACCGGTGCTAGGTTGATGACCACGCGCCCGCTAGCGAGGCTGACGGCCTCAGCGAATCCGCTGGCGGGGACCTCTCCTTGCAGCAGGACAATGTCAGCCCCGCTGACCTTGCCTCGATGGTCGCGGACATAGTCCCGGGTTACCAAGCCATTCGCGCCGGGGATGACCACGATGGTATTTTCTCCGTCTTCGGCGACGGTGATGACGGCCAGCCCTGTCTGTGTGTTGGCTGCGCGTTTCACGGCGCTGAGATCCACCCCGGAGGCGCGCAGGTATTCCAGCGCGGGTTCCGCGTATGGGTCATCACCCACCGCGCCGACGAAGCTAACCTCCGCGCCCAAAAGCGCTGCGGCCACCGCCTGATTAGCGCCCTTCCCCCCGGCGGAAATCTCCCCGCCCTCGCCGCTGAGCGTTTCGCCAGGTGAGGGGTGGCGGGCCACGCGGGCTATCAAATCCGCGTTGATGGAACCAACGACCGTAATGCCCATGGCTTACCTCGGCGCGGGAAGGTCAAAGTCTGAGGACGCGCGGGCAATAAAGGTCGACGGGGAGATAGAGCCCTGCGGTTGGGCACCATCCTTCTCCACGGCGGCAAGCAGCTCGTGAGCGGCGCGGCGGGCAAGAGCATCCACGTCCTGGTCGATGACGGATACCGGCGCGGGCTGGAGTCGCAGGAATGGCACGTCATCGAAACCGATGAGCGCCAGCTCAGAACCCAGGCTCACCTTTTCGCGGTGGCAGGCCTCCAGCGCGCCGGTGGTCATCATACCGTCGCCGGCGACGATGGCCGTAACTCCCTGGGCAAGCAG
Encoded here:
- the purE gene encoding 5-(carboxyamino)imidazole ribonucleotide mutase, giving the protein MSPLVGLIMGSDSDWPTVEPAAEVLAEFGIPFEVGVVSAHRTPEKMLNYAKTAHERGLKAIIACAGGAAHLPGMVAAATPLPVIGIPRALKDLDGLDSLLSIVQMPGGVPVATVSIGGAKNAGLLAARILGAGDPKLVEAMADYQKKMADEVEQKDANLRNKLLG
- a CDS encoding ribokinase, encoding MGITVVGSINADLIARVARHPSPGETLSGEGGEISAGGKGANQAVAAALLGAEVSFVGAVGDDPYAEPALEYLRASGVDLSAVKRAANTQTGLAVITVAEDGENTIVVIPGANGLVTRDYVRDHRGKVSGADIVLLQGEVPASGFAEAVSLASGRVVINLAPVVEVPRDALLRADPLVANEHEAGLILEQLGAGAESGEPHAIAEALLKAGFASVVLTLGAKGAVVADAEGLRDVATPRVSAVDTTGAGDAFAGALCSRLLAGDGLDAAAQFAARVGAHATLASGAQPSYADMDTQLPAC
- a CDS encoding 5-(carboxyamino)imidazole ribonucleotide synthase produces the protein MLEAEKITHPAHAPGMPTVTVLGDGQLARMMQTAAIELGQSIRLLAGAEDSSAAQVCSDVVLGDYKDYQDLVKVCAGADAVTFDHEHVPNEHLLALIDEGLNVQPRPEALVYAQDKLVMRNRLKELGAPVPRFSSIESVEDAAQFWESTGGRVCLKARRGGYDGKGVWFPDSAGELSDLVSTLLDSGTPLMAEEKVALARELSVLVARTPSGETRVWPITQSVQRDGICAEAIAPAPNLDEALAARCRELGVKVAEELGVTGVLAVELFAFDAGGADGSVVEDIAINELAMRPHNTGHWTQEGAVTSQFEQHLRAVLDMPLGSTEPLAPVTVMANVLGAPEDPAMPMQQRVVEVAKRYPEAKIHLYGKTHRPGRKIGHVNLCGTDVEATRRDAAAAAHFLVHASWD